A genomic window from Babylonia areolata isolate BAREFJ2019XMU chromosome 9, ASM4173473v1, whole genome shotgun sequence includes:
- the LOC143286010 gene encoding carbonic anhydrase 2-like isoform X1 — translation MADTTWGYDANNGPSTWSSKFPEAAGSQQSPVNIETSRVRYDTALKDTPMTIVYQPEEALQLSNTGASVKADCVQENSTLSGGPLGQKVYRLAQFHLHWGAKDDRGAEHTVDGKVYAAELHLVHWNSSDYKSFQEAASQKDGLAVLCMFIEVGDAHKGFEMVSSQLSKATCKGDCCELDVTFDPTCLLPENTQRFWTYHGSLTTPPCYESVQFILFEEVIQFSSEQMTALRSLHFGDNTSSCMVDNFRPTCKLGERTVLASFAQ, via the exons aTGGCTGACACTACCTGGGGATATGATGCTAATAAtg gccCCTCCACCTGGTCCAGCAAGTTCCCAGAGGCTGCCGGGTCCCAGCAGTCGCCCGTCAACATCGAGACGTCGCGGGTCCGCTACGACACGGCACTGAAGGACACCCCGATGACCATCGTCTACCAGCCGGAGGAGGCCCTGCAACTCTCCAACACCGGGGCCAGTGTCAAGGCCGACTGTGTCCAGGAGAACTCta CGCTGAGCGGGGGACCACTGGGCCAAAAGGTGTACCGCCTGGCACAGTTCCACCTTCACTGGGGGGCAAAGGACGACAGAGGCGCCGAACACACTGTGGACGGCAAAGTGTACGCGGCGGAG ctGCACCTGGTCCACTGGAACAGCAGTGACTACAAGAGCTTCCAGGAGGCGGCCAGTCAGAAGGACGGGCTGGCCGTGCTGTGCATGTTCATCGAG GTGGGGGATGCCCATAAAGGCTTCGAAATGGTCAGCAGTCAGCTGAGCAAGGCCACGTGTAAAGGGGACTGCTGTGAACTGGACGTCACCTTTGATCCGACCTGTCTCCTGCCAG AGAACACCCAACGTTTCTGGACCTACCACGGGTCACTGACCACACCCCCTTGCTATGAGAGCGTGCAGTTCATTTTGTTTGAGGAGGTCATTCAGTTTTCCTCGGAACAG ATGACAGCACTGCGCTCTCTACACTTTGGAGACAACACCAGTAGCTGCATGGTCGACAACTTCCGGCCCACGTGCAAGCTGGGAGAGCGCACCGTGCTGGCTTCCTTCGCTCAGTGA
- the LOC143286010 gene encoding carbonic anhydrase 2-like isoform X2: MTIVYQPEEALQLSNTGASVKADCVQENSTLSGGPLGQKVYRLAQFHLHWGAKDDRGAEHTVDGKVYAAELHLVHWNSSDYKSFQEAASQKDGLAVLCMFIEVGDAHKGFEMVSSQLSKATCKGDCCELDVTFDPTCLLPENTQRFWTYHGSLTTPPCYESVQFILFEEVIQFSSEQMTALRSLHFGDNTSSCMVDNFRPTCKLGERTVLASFAQ; the protein is encoded by the exons ATGACCATCGTCTACCAGCCGGAGGAGGCCCTGCAACTCTCCAACACCGGGGCCAGTGTCAAGGCCGACTGTGTCCAGGAGAACTCta CGCTGAGCGGGGGACCACTGGGCCAAAAGGTGTACCGCCTGGCACAGTTCCACCTTCACTGGGGGGCAAAGGACGACAGAGGCGCCGAACACACTGTGGACGGCAAAGTGTACGCGGCGGAG ctGCACCTGGTCCACTGGAACAGCAGTGACTACAAGAGCTTCCAGGAGGCGGCCAGTCAGAAGGACGGGCTGGCCGTGCTGTGCATGTTCATCGAG GTGGGGGATGCCCATAAAGGCTTCGAAATGGTCAGCAGTCAGCTGAGCAAGGCCACGTGTAAAGGGGACTGCTGTGAACTGGACGTCACCTTTGATCCGACCTGTCTCCTGCCAG AGAACACCCAACGTTTCTGGACCTACCACGGGTCACTGACCACACCCCCTTGCTATGAGAGCGTGCAGTTCATTTTGTTTGAGGAGGTCATTCAGTTTTCCTCGGAACAG ATGACAGCACTGCGCTCTCTACACTTTGGAGACAACACCAGTAGCTGCATGGTCGACAACTTCCGGCCCACGTGCAAGCTGGGAGAGCGCACCGTGCTGGCTTCCTTCGCTCAGTGA